Genomic segment of Bifidobacterium lemurum:
GACGTTTTCGCTGAGACCGTGTACCACTTGAGACGGAACAATCCGACGATATCCGGAGATAGAGTGGCAGCGGCGTTGAGCCAGATGAGAGAGCTCGTGACAATTGTTCCCTCTTATAACTGCGAGGAGGAGCAATCACGGTATCTCGGAGCCGATGCCAATGATCTGCATCTTCACGCGGCGACCGTAGCCAGCGATTGTGACGTGCTCCTCACCAACGACAGCAAGATATACGCAAACCTCAACGAAGACGAACGCTCACAACTCCCCTATTCCATATACACCGCCGACGAGTTCTTCGTCGCGCTTGCCGAGACTTCGGCCGTTCTACTCGACCAAGCGGTGACTTGTGAATTGAACTACTGGAGCCGTCGGTTCGCAGATGGCGTCACCGACTTGGAAACGCCTTTGCTCAATGCAGGATGTGCAAACTTCGCATTTCTGACCAAACGAGCACTCATGCGCAAAAGCGGCCTCAGCCCTATACGAATCAACGATATGCTGCCACTCGACGAACGCTACTCAAAAGAGCTTCGAGCTAATGCTGTCGCAGACCTAGAGCTTATGTCTGACGACTTCTGCTAGCTCCAGAACGCTAAACGCACACCTGAAATGTGCGCGCAGACCGATATATCGTATGCTACGCCATCGCATACGATATATCGGTCTGACATGACGAGTCATCCAGCACGGCAGCCGAAGACAAAGGCCAGTATATGGATTACAGGTAAACAGTCAACTGGCGAATCGTCCGCGACCAGTTCACACCATTTACGCCTCTATACACAAGTCACGCCATCGCGTAAGGATATCAGCGGTCGCCGATGCTCGATCTTTAAGGTCGCTCAACGAATACGGAGCGGATTTCACCCCGAACGCCCAATCTTGAAACCCTTTAATAAGATACCTTTTATCAAAAATGTATTGGTTCACAAGTTCAGTCATATTCGGGATACTCTTACGCCGAGTGCCAACCTTGTTCCGAAAACCGAATTCCGGGTAAACGTCCTTCTCGCCTGGCCGCAATATCTTGCCGTCCAGCTCTTTCAACTTCACGATCCACAATGGCTCTACACCCATAGAAGGCGCGGGAAAATCCTCTTCGCCCACTATCTCGATTCCAATAAAAGTTTGCAGACGAACATCTTCAAGTGCACCTAAATATCCTCGTCCACGAACTTGGATATTCCCTCGCAAGTGACGCTCAAGCCCATTTTCAAACGTGATGCGTTCGTTCGTTTCAAAGTCAATATGCGGCATGCCCGAACCATATCTGCTATGTGACACTTTCCATACGACTGAATCCATCTTGTCTTGCAGTCTGACAATCTCATCGCTGAACACCCGCTCTATACTTCGCTTTGTCGCGGGAATCTTCTCGATATCCCATTGCGTCACACGAGAGTTATCGAAGCATGAGATTGCCTCACACCAAGTGACTACACCGTCAACTTGTTTCAGATAATCCTCCGCATCCCGCTTTTCCAACACAAGTAGTATGAGAGCATCGACATGTTCGCGTTCCCGCTCCAACTGGTTTGAATCGATGCTATGGTCGCATTTTGCTTCGATGCCCACTTTCAAGACTTCTTCTTGCTTACGGAAAGTAAGCACCATATCAATACGCTTTTCTTCACAGGACACGGACGTGATATCCCCAAGTTCCAAGGAAGGCAAACGCTCTTTAAGCAACGCGACAATCCTATCCGGCTGATGGCGTATTTCCGCAGCCAGCGCACGAATCAGTTCAGGCTCGGTCGTGAACAACAATGAATATTGAAGTTCCTGCGTCATATGCGAGACCTCCTTGCCTTTCACGCATTCCCAGAGCTAACGGCTCCATACCATGCAACCCGAATCAGGGCGGCAGCACGATTCCGCAGCGATTCAATCATAAACATGACGTCCCACAACTATGCTTGCTGCTGCCTCCCTGCGCCTAATCTTGGAAATTAGCCAGCTTACGCCAACGAACGCCCCTCGACTTACAGGCGCTACCATACGCAGCAAGACACCAAGGCGCAGGCGTCACCTTCATGGCCATTGAGTCGCGGCCGTCTGGGTAAGGCTTACACTGAGTTCATGAGACTTTGGAATCGTTCAAAGACGCACGCCACGCAGGGCACCCGCCTTCGTAGCACGATGATCACGAATTTCGATTCCACAGAGCAGAAGAAGCGGTGGCTCGAACTTACCAAGCCGACCAGCTCCAATGATGAGATCCCCGACATCAGTGACATGTGGATACGCAACAGCACGTGCCGTCCGTGCGAACGTCTGCTGAACGATCGTACGGAAATCGCGACATATTTCGCCGGCATCATCCGTACCGCATTCATGTATTGCAGGAAGATCATGCTCAGCGACGCCCAACTGTTCGACGGATTGTTCTTCCTAGCGCTTGGCCCCACCACGGTCAACGGCATTCTCGGCAAATCATATAAGGACGGCCCCGTCATCATCGTTTCCGGCCGTCAAAACACACTGGAGGAGTGCCTGAAGGCGTTCACCATCTCAACCGTGGGAGCCGTGCAAGACGCCGCATCGCATGCGGACGAGTCCATCCGCCCATCCAGCACCTATTGCGCAGGAACCGCCTCCCAGCACACGATTCGACCGTTGGAATACTGCGCGTTCGACCATACGGTCACCCGAGCCGAAGCTTTGGGTTTAAGCAAATCCTTCTATGACACTCTGGACGACCGACTGGCCCATGTTGGAGAGAACGGACTGACGATGTCGACCGTGATCGCCCAGACTTACGCGGCGGCGCTGCATCCTGACGGCGACGAGCAGGAATATTACCGTTTTCTCGCACAGCGCTGGCAGGAGTGGATCGATGCGGAGAAGCAGGGCTTGATTCTCTACGAGAACCAGAACGATGAGCGCGTCCGGCAACGCGCGAACAGTGACGGGTTCACTCCTTGGTTCGAACGCTATGCACAGCAGTACGCGCCTATGCTGGCTAAGCGATACCACTTGGATTCCAAGACTTCCGGCACGCAATGCTCGATCTTCACCGCCGCGCTGACAGCCATTTCGTCAATGCCCAAGCGCAGCGACGCTTTTATGTGCATCAACCGGACTAAGCTTCCCGAGCATTGCGTGGCAGATGCCGGCCAAGCGCCTTTATCGAAGACGATGTTGCGAGACTGGTATCAGTTCGTCTATCAACGCGCGCTCGCGCGACATCTCGGCGCATATCTCATCGCTGTGGATGCCCCTCCGAACTCTTTCGAGCAAATCGCCGGGTCAGCCGGCAAAACAGACGGATCGTCACTGATGCTGGCTGGAGTTATCACCAAACAGCTTGGCGACATGCCATTTAATCGATTCTCCACGTTCTGTTACGAAAGCCGCTCCACCATTGAACGCTGGCGCCGGTGCGATCCCAGCACACCAAAGCGCGAACAACGCCTCAGCACCAGAAATGTGGCATACTCCGTACAGCAAGCCTCCGAAGAACGCAGCCTTATGGACGATGGCAAGAACATACTGTTCGGCGCTGGACTCGCCGCCCTTTTGGCGTTGCTCACCGCGCTCTCCGACAATGTGTGGCTGAACGGCAACGCGCCGATATGGCTTATTGTGTTTGTGGCATGGCTGCTCGGCATGGTTCCCAATTTCGTCGATGTTCTGAAATGGATTCGAGGAGTGCGCTCTTCGTCGAAGACCGTGGTATATCTGGCATGAGACGCCAGACTGAGGAGAGCATATGAACATGACCAGCCAGCAGGAACCCGCACCTCCGCTGACCGTTACCGGCGAACGTGTGGTGTATCAGGACCAAGGTCCGGCACGTTTCGCTGTGACGCAAGCCGATGCCGTAGTGAACGCCACCGGCGAACGCCTCACCTTGCATTACGCTTCGGTGAAGGATGCCCGCACGGGAGCGGTATGCATCGCGGTCAGAAACGGCGAGATACTGCTGGCACGTCATTGGCGCGCGACCACGGGTGATTTCGAGTGGGAGTTCCCTCGCGGTATGGGCGAAACCGGCGAACAGCCCGAAACAACCGCCGCGCGTGAATTGCAGGAAGAGACCGGAATCTTAGCGAACTTGGATCATGTGCGCATTCTGAATATCATTCATGCGGATACGGGAGTGTTGAAAGACTCCATTGCCGTGGCGGAAATCGCGGTCGATGATCTCACGCTTGACGATGGCTCCTCTTCGGATTGGGAGTTGACCAATCTCACTTGGCTGTCTCCCGATGAAATCAGCAAGCTGATTCGCCGTGGCGAGATTCGCGATGGCATCACCTTGGCAGGTTTCGCGTTGTGGATGGCGCAGCATGAAGCCGCCGACTGATTAGACCAAATGTTTTGGCGCGCCTTGAACCGACGAGGCCACCTTCGCCTTTTCTTGGTCGACGATGCGTTTCGCAAGTTCTTCAATCTTATGTTTAATCCACATATTCGCCGTAGTTCCTTCTCGATAATCCGCTTCGGCATACATGTCTATGCGTCCGCTTTCACGCATTTGTTCCACTTGGGCGAAGGCTTTGTCGTCCTTTTTCGGATATACGGCGAAAGTGGATCCACCGTAACGGTTCACAACTGAAAAAGCGGGAATGTCACTCGGTCCATCCGCGATGTAAATCATGTTCTCGAACCGAACCCTACGCATTGATTCCGGCATCTTCGCATTTACATCAATACCGGACTCAACAGGTACGCCTTTGTTGATTTCGAACAAAGCCCTCGTCTTCGAGGTGTTGTCGATGGTATAGCCCAGCTCACTGATTACACGAGTCCCATCCTCATTTTTCTTTTCGATGAGTTCGCATCCCCAAATGCCGCGCACATACTGGGCTACGATTGAACCTTTAATCACAGGTGCCATTCCAGTGCTCACGATGTAATGCTCAACTTTGATGTCACGCTCGGAGAACGCTTCGTTACCTTCAACCAGCTGAGTCGTCTCCTTGAAGATGTCAGGCACGCCTGGATAGAATTTCAGTTTCGACCCAAAGTCTTTGAGTTGTTCGTTGTTCAGACCTTGAAACCTGCCTCCAGATTGCGCTTCTTTAATGAACTGGTTGAGATAAATTGTGTCGCTGTTCACGCGCACGTCTTGTTCACGCATATACTTCTCGGGCAGAGCATTAACTTCATGCCAGAAAGTCTGGGCATCGACATCATACGCTTCAAAAATGGGGTCCTGCATATATCCGTCGACGAGCGTTTTATCGAAATCCCATACCACTGCGATGATGTTTGCCATACTCCTCCTTAAGGACCGTTTTCATCCTAACTCTTTTGCGTGCCGAAGACCGGCAACTTGAGACCACAGTAAGTTGACCTCGCCAAATGCACCGTACCAGTGCCAGTCAGCAATCCCAGATTGTTCAGTTACAATGCATTACCTGTAGTGTCGAAGAAGAAAAGTGAAGGCGCAATGAATAGCAGCAGTAGGGCATCAGAAGCACCACAAGACACCAGCCGATATAACACCAGCTATATTGACTATCTCACCGCGGAGGGGCTCAAGAAGAACGCTTCTGACAAGAAGGAGCGCACCCGGGAAGAACGCGAAGCCGATGAAGGTATTCGCCAGTCTGGGCGACTTCGTCGCATCTGGCACGGTGTTCGTCTTATCTGGGGCAAGCGGCCACAATTGTCGTTCGCCCTCTATGCGATTGTTTTCACACTGGTCACTGCCACAGCTGTGGTGTTCCTGCAGGCAAGCATGTACACCGAACCGCAGTACGATGACCCCGACGC
This window contains:
- a CDS encoding PIN domain-containing protein; the encoded protein is MRVFVDANILYSKTIRDWLFAFSTCDIKPFDLYSSEDVFAETVYHLRRNNPTISGDRVAAALSQMRELVTIVPSYNCEEEQSRYLGADANDLHLHAATVASDCDVLLTNDSKIYANLNEDERSQLPYSIYTADEFFVALAETSAVLLDQAVTCELNYWSRRFADGVTDLETPLLNAGCANFAFLTKRALMRKSGLSPIRINDMLPLDERYSKELRANAVADLELMSDDFC
- a CDS encoding HAD family hydrolase; the encoded protein is MANIIAVVWDFDKTLVDGYMQDPIFEAYDVDAQTFWHEVNALPEKYMREQDVRVNSDTIYLNQFIKEAQSGGRFQGLNNEQLKDFGSKLKFYPGVPDIFKETTQLVEGNEAFSERDIKVEHYIVSTGMAPVIKGSIVAQYVRGIWGCELIEKKNEDGTRVISELGYTIDNTSKTRALFEINKGVPVESGIDVNAKMPESMRRVRFENMIYIADGPSDIPAFSVVNRYGGSTFAVYPKKDDKAFAQVEQMRESGRIDMYAEADYREGTTANMWIKHKIEELAKRIVDQEKAKVASSVQGAPKHLV
- a CDS encoding NUDIX hydrolase, with product MNMTSQQEPAPPLTVTGERVVYQDQGPARFAVTQADAVVNATGERLTLHYASVKDARTGAVCIAVRNGEILLARHWRATTGDFEWEFPRGMGETGEQPETTAARELQEETGILANLDHVRILNIIHADTGVLKDSIAVAEIAVDDLTLDDGSSSDWELTNLTWLSPDEISKLIRRGEIRDGITLAGFALWMAQHEAAD